In a genomic window of Spirosoma agri:
- a CDS encoding SGNH/GDSL hydrolase family protein, translated as MKKILVFLLLCAGLVQAQVYKPSGGSGTTSYTPTGTGSESVMVADALNIVSVGGLGDFSPDNVLFLFSGDSTTEQDQGSGYGFDRLTELRKPGEVLERVVGTVSFGASGHRLDDWLTGAAATPPTIVTTNAGINQWDYYGHKPSGATSLATQLNWRAGKADKVCWVVCYGINDLILYAATGNLTQAQISDYIAQRLRTAITRIQKAYPKDKIILRTPNPMTARPFTAGQGFPSSTAYPNFGQDLPTDQALVEKWNQGLRNGYLAVRNDFSGVRLFDTWDRVFGQSTTTLTAGTQLPLLGDLVHPSGAGYSARASAFAEFLVPPSTLINQAKKYDAELKVTNLGGNVWDYYPGYFRGDVRYKKVADLKLVGIGSNYVDLGMSLTAFTAATGQKAIYVVINSKAAQYFSNYAASVSGANTRLTGVSPTGAMQATGGNTIEIYQDNTFSFIANDSYVDTQVKNSKEYYVGTIAGGGVGYIDFVFSSDSPRLSTKYLGGFKAGQLAVGGTTSAIVSLSTGNPTRSSTTSARYVRTTGMGSTDYSSYVGKPAALFFADDKPSPRAYEAVFTLRSVIPHAQNNRGFVHCPLTMADGATLSIFLTEPIAQSVTVDVYNKTYPTNTLIGTITIPANQGSATLTTGNPSTVGAGQIYEFVITSATSQATGVVGLAVTPN; from the coding sequence ATGAAGAAGATACTCGTTTTTTTACTGCTCTGCGCAGGATTGGTGCAGGCGCAGGTGTATAAACCCAGTGGCGGTAGTGGTACTACCTCGTACACACCAACGGGCACGGGCAGCGAATCGGTCATGGTGGCGGATGCGTTGAATATCGTTTCGGTGGGCGGGCTGGGTGATTTCTCGCCCGACAATGTGCTGTTTCTTTTTAGTGGCGACTCCACCACCGAGCAGGACCAGGGTTCGGGGTACGGATTCGATCGGCTTACCGAACTGCGCAAGCCGGGCGAAGTTTTGGAGCGTGTCGTCGGGACGGTCAGTTTTGGGGCTTCCGGACACCGCCTGGACGACTGGCTAACCGGGGCCGCAGCTACGCCCCCTACCATTGTGACCACGAATGCGGGTATCAATCAGTGGGATTACTACGGGCACAAACCAAGCGGGGCCACCTCACTCGCTACGCAACTCAACTGGCGGGCTGGTAAAGCCGATAAGGTATGCTGGGTGGTTTGTTACGGCATCAACGACCTAATTCTGTATGCCGCTACGGGTAACCTGACGCAGGCCCAGATAAGCGATTACATCGCACAACGCCTACGTACCGCCATCACGCGCATTCAGAAAGCCTATCCAAAAGACAAGATCATCTTGCGCACGCCTAACCCGATGACGGCGCGACCCTTCACGGCTGGGCAGGGATTTCCAAGTTCAACAGCGTATCCCAACTTTGGGCAGGATTTACCAACGGATCAGGCACTTGTCGAAAAATGGAATCAGGGCCTACGGAATGGGTATCTCGCTGTACGTAACGACTTTTCTGGGGTTCGCCTATTCGATACCTGGGATAGGGTATTTGGCCAGTCCACCACAACATTAACGGCAGGTACACAACTTCCCTTGCTGGGCGATCTGGTTCACCCGTCCGGCGCGGGATACAGTGCCAGAGCGAGTGCCTTTGCTGAATTTCTGGTCCCACCGTCTACGCTGATTAACCAGGCAAAAAAGTACGATGCTGAACTCAAAGTAACTAACCTGGGTGGCAATGTGTGGGATTATTACCCTGGCTATTTCCGGGGCGATGTTCGCTACAAAAAGGTAGCAGACCTCAAACTGGTTGGCATTGGCAGCAATTATGTGGATTTGGGAATGAGCCTAACAGCGTTCACTGCCGCAACGGGACAAAAGGCGATTTATGTTGTCATTAATTCGAAAGCAGCGCAGTATTTTTCTAACTATGCAGCAAGTGTGTCGGGAGCAAATACCCGGCTGACAGGCGTGAGTCCCACGGGGGCAATGCAGGCTACGGGCGGCAACACAATCGAAATCTATCAGGACAATACGTTTAGCTTCATTGCAAATGATAGTTATGTCGATACGCAAGTAAAAAATAGCAAAGAGTACTACGTAGGCACCATCGCCGGGGGTGGAGTGGGCTATATCGACTTTGTGTTCAGTAGCGACTCACCCCGACTATCGACCAAGTACCTAGGCGGGTTCAAGGCGGGTCAACTCGCGGTCGGTGGCACAACCTCCGCCATAGTGAGCCTAAGCACCGGAAACCCCACGCGCAGCAGTACGACTAGCGCTCGCTATGTTCGCACTACGGGGATGGGTAGTACCGATTACAGCAGCTACGTAGGCAAGCCAGCTGCTTTATTCTTTGCCGACGATAAGCCCTCGCCCCGCGCCTATGAAGCTGTGTTCACGTTACGATCAGTTATACCACATGCGCAGAACAATCGTGGATTTGTCCACTGCCCTTTAACAATGGCGGACGGAGCAACACTAAGCATTTTCCTTACAGAGCCAATCGCACAATCCGTAACGGTCGATGTATACAACAAGACCTACCCCACTAACACGCTGATAGGGACAATCACTATACCGGCAAATCAGGGAAGTGCCACGCTGACTACTGGCAATCCAAGCACTGTGGGTGCTGGCCAGATCTATGAGTTTGTTATCACCTCTGCAACCAGCCAAGCGACAGGCGTAGTAGGGCTGGCGGTTACACCAAACTAG